CGCCACGGCCTGAGAGTACGTGCCGCCCTGGCTGCCGCCGCACTGGTCCTCGCCGCCGGGCTTGCCCTCACCGGCTGCACCCATTCGGGCGCCCCGCCCAACGCGGCAAACAGCCCGACGGCGGCATCGACAACATCCGCGCCGGTAGCCACCAGCGCTGCACCCACGCCGGCACCGAGCCCGGTCTACCAGCCCGCCACGGCCAACGGCCCCGCGCAAAACGTTCCCGTCCCCGTCCTGCCCGCCAAGGCCAAGGAGTTCTCCAAAGCCGGGCTCGAAGCCTTCGCGCGCTATTGGTACTCCACGCTCGGCTACGCCTTCGAGACGGGCGACGCGAAACCCATGATGGCCATTAGTAATCCGGAATGCAAACCCTGCACGGCGATGAAGAGGGCCGTGCAGAATAACCATGCCGCGGACAAGTGGATCATGGGTGGACAAATCGTTGTCCAGAGTGTGTCGGGAAACATTGACCCAGCGCCCGATGGCAGCTACCAGACCATAACTATGGTTCGGCAAGAGCACGTAAAGTACTTCAATGCCGACAAGAGTCTTTCCGAAGACATGGGGGTAACAACCTCCGTTGCGGACATCGTTGTCACTCACTACGTCAATGGCCATTGGATCGCCGACACTGTGGAGCACCTTCAAGGCAGCAAGGTCGGCTGAGATGAGGCGTCGACACCTGTGGACGGCCTCGATACTCGCCTTGCTCGCGACGCAAGTTCTACCCTGCATGCCAAGCGTCGCCGAGGGCTCAGACCATGTCACATGGAACGATTCGGGCACCAAGTCACTCGTTTGGCAGCAGCTGCCCGGAGAAACGGATCACTGGGGTCAACTCCCATCTGCCGTGACCACCGACCCCTATATCTACCAATACAAACTCGCCTGCATGGCTGCCGATCAGGCCATGTACCCGGCGTGTTCAGCCAGCCTGCCCGAATGCAAGCAAGCCAAGAATGGAACAGCCGTCTACTGGTACCACTCACTGAGGATCCTGGCAAATCCTGTTTGGGTCTTCGATTCCGGCCCGTCTTGCATCTACGACGAGAAGCCTGTTGACATCCTTAAGGAGATCGCCGCGCAAATCAGCCACGAATTACAAAAGTCACCCATCCAACCTGCCACGGTCGGCTCCCAGCCCGGCCCCCACACCCTCCGCGGACAGGAAACCAACTTCTACGCCGACGCCTCAGAACAACAATTCAATCTCACCCTGCTCGGCCAAAAAGTCCACATCACCGCCACGCCCGCCACTTACACCTGGAATTACGGCGACGGCACCCTTTGGGGACCGACGATCAGCGCGGGTGCACCACTGCCCGACGACAGAATCGGCGAACAAACCAAAACCAGCCACGTCTACACCGCCACCGGCAAATACGCCATCACCGTCACCACCCACTTCAACGGCGTCTACAGCGTCAACGGCGGACCCGCCCTTCCCATCCCCGAACAAGGCCACTTCACCTCAAACCCTCTCGGTCTGACCGTCTGGCGCGCCGTCACGAAAAACTATGCCGACGACTGCAACCAAAACCCCGCGGGCGTCGGCTGCTAGGCAAACCAACCGGCGTCGGCAGCGACGACGCAAATTGAGAAGAAACCAAAAGAGCGCCCCGGCCACAACGGCCCGGGGCGCCCCGACTACTGACAAAACTAAGGCGAAACCAGCACCTCGACGCGCTGGAATTCCTTCAGGTCGGAATAGCCCGTGGTGGCCATCGACCGGCGCAGGGCCCCGATCAGGTTCGAGGCGCCGTCGGCCGAGTGGGCCGGGCCGTGAAGCACCTCGGCGAGCGTTCCCACGGTGCCCATCCTGACCCTGTGGCCCCGCGGAAGCTCTTGGTGGTGCGCTTCCGCACCCCAGTGCCAGCCCTGTCCTGGGGCCTCGGCCGCGCGGGACAGCGCGGCCCCGAGCATGACGGCGTCGGCGCCCATGGCGATGGCCTTGACGATATCGCCGCTGGAGCCCATGCCGCCGTCGGCAATCACGTGTACGTAGCGCCCGCCCGACTCATCCATGTAGTCGCGGCGCGCTGCGGCAACGTCCGAGATGGCGCTGGCCATGGGCGAGCGAATGCCCAGGGCCCGGCGGGTGGTGGTGGACGCGCCCCCGCCAAAACCGACCAGCACGCCGGCGGCGCCAGTCCGCATCAGGTGCAGCGCGGGCGTGTAGCCAGCAGCGCCGCCGACGATGACGGGCACGTCAAGTTCGTAAATGAACTGCTTGAGATTAAGCGGCTCGGTGGACTTCGAGACGTGCTCGGCGGACACGGTGGTCCCGCGGATCACGAAAATGTCGACTCCTGCGGCGACCACGGTCTTGTAGAACTCCTGCGTGCGTCCCGGCGTCAGCGAGCCGGCGACGGTCACGCCTGATGCGCGGATCTCCGCCAGGCGCTGGGTGATCAGCTCGGGCAGGATCGGCGCGCTGTAGAGCTGCTGCATGCGCAGTGTGGATTCGGGGTCAACCACGGAGCCTTCAAGCTGGGCAATCTCGTCCAACACCGGCTGCGGGTTTTCATAGCGGGTCCAGAGTCCTTCGAGGTCCAGGACGCCGAGGCCGCCGAGCTTTCCGAGCGAAATGGCGGTTTCCGGCGACATGACCGAGTCCATGGGCGCGCCGATGACGGGAGTTTCAAACTGGTACGCGTCGATCTGCCACTTTACGGAAACATCCTTGGGGTCGCGCGTCCTTCGGGAAGGGACAATCGCGATGTCATCCAGGGTGTAGGCACGGCGCCCACGCTTGCCACGGCCGATCTCGATCTCATAAGTCACGCCCCTAGCCTATCCCAGCAGGGCCCTCGGCCCGGAAACCCCCCAGCCCGGCCACGTTCGCGCAAGGGGGTCTCTTCGCGCGAGCGGGCCGCCCAGTGTAGAAAATGATTTCATGAACCGCTCCACCTACGAACGGCCGCCCGCCAGATAAGCTTGCGCGCATGAGCGAAACCGAATTGCGCATGACCGACCACGAGCTTCTGGCCCTGCTTTCCATGACCCCCACCGAGTCGGCGGCCACGACTTTGGGGCTGTTCCGTCTGGACCAGCATGCCGACAACGAACTGCTGCAGAACGCGGGCCTTACCACCCTGCTGGTCCGCGGGCTGGCCGAGACGCAGGGGGAGATAATTGTTCCCGTCGAACGTTGCGCCGTCGTGGGCACGGTGCTCTCGCAGGCGCAGGAATGGCTGGAAATTTCCCTGACCACGCCATCCACCGACCACGTGCTCTTTGCCGCCGGTTCCAACGTCGGGGCCGTTTTGCTGAGCCTAAGCCCCTTCGGCGTGCACGAGATCCAGCCCATCGAATCCGGTACCGCCATGCTGGCGCTGGGCCTGCATCTCTGCCGCGAATACTTGGTGGGCGCAGCCGAAGGACTTCCTGCCACCGCCGTCGTCAAGAGAGTGCGCGTCGGCCGCGAACCCGTCGTCGTCCAGCTGCGCGCCGTCGAATCCGAGAAATGGACATTGCGCTCCGGCGACGAGTCCGAGTTCACGGAAGAAGAAGTAGCCGCGGAGGATGCGCTGGTCCGCTTCGAGTCCGCCCTTAACGCCTGATTCCGCAGACGTCCGACATCACCACATCCGTGAGGTGGTGATCTCCAACCTCAACGGCCCGTGAGGTGGTGATCTCCAACCTCAACGGCCCGAGGGGTGGTGACCTCCAACCTCGACGGCCTGCGGCCGCGCCGGCTACTTGCTCAGGTAGTTCGGGGCCTCGACGGTCATCTGGATGTCGTGCGGGTGGGACTCCTTCAGCCCGGCCGCCGTGATGCGGACAAACTTGCCGCGCGCCTTCAGCTCGGGGATGGTCGGCGCGCCGACGTAGAACATGGTCTGGCGCAGCCCGCCCACCAGCTGGTAGGCCACGGATGACAGCGGCCCGCGGTAGGCCACACGGCCCTCGATGCCCTCGGGAATGAGCTTGTCGTCGCCGGAGACGTCCGCCTGGAAGTAGCGGTCCTTCGAGTAGGACGTGTTGTTGCCGCGCGACTGCATGGCCCCCAGGGAGCCCATGCCGCGGTACGTCTTGTACTGCTTGCCGTTGACGAAGACCAGCTCGCCCGGGGATTCCTCGGTGCCTGCAAGCAGGGAGCCCAGCATGACGGTGTCGGCGCCGGCGACCAGCGCCTTGCCGATGTCGCCCGAGTACTGCAGGCCGCCGTCGGCGATCAGGGGCACGCCGGCCGGGATGGCCGCCTTGGCGGATTCGTAGATGGCGGTGATCTGCGGGACGCCGACGCCGGCCACCACGCGGGTGGTGCAGATGGAGCCCGGGCCGACGCCCACCTTGACGCCGTCGGCGCCGGCGTCGATCAGGGCCTGGGCGCCTTCGCGGGTGGCGGCCTGGCCGCCGATCACGTCCACGTGGGCGGCCGCGGGATCGGACTTCAGCTTGGCGATCATTTCCAGCACACCCTGGCTGTGGCCGTTGGCGGTGTCCACGAACAGGGCGTCCACACCGGCATCGACCATGGTCATGGCCCGCTCGAGGCCGTCACCGAAGAACCCGATGGCAGCGCCCACGCGCAGGCGGCCGCCGTCGTCCTTCGTGGCCAGCGGGTACTGCTCGGCCTTCGCGAAGTCCTTCACGGTGATCAGTCCGCGCAGGTAGCCGGAGTCATCCACCAGGGGAAGCTTTTCAATCTTGTTCTTGCCCAGCAGCTTGGACGCATCCTCGCGGCTGATGCCAACGTGGCCGGTGACCAGCGGCATCGGCGTCATGACCTCGCGGACGCGGCGGTACGGGTAGTCGCTGTCCGGGATGAACACGGTGTCGCGGTTGGTGACGATGCCCACGAGGCGGCCGTCGGGGTCGACCACGGGCAGGCCGGAGACGCGGAAGCGGGCGCACAGCTCATCGAGGTCCGCCAGCGTCGCATCGGGGCCGACCGTCACGGGGTTCGTGATCATGCCCGACTCGCTGCGCTTGACCAGGTCCACTTCCTCGGCCTGGCGCTCAATGGAGAGGTTCCGGTGCACCACGCCCAGGCCGCCCTGCCGCGCCATGGCGATCGCCATGCGTGACTCCGTCACGGTGTCCATGGCTGCCGAGAGCAGCGGGGTTGCCACGGTGATCCGCTTGGAAATCCGCGAGCTGGTGTCCGCCTCGGACGGGATCACGTTCGTGTGGCCGGGAAGGAGCAGCACGTCGTCGTACGTCAGGCCAACGAAGGCGAAGGGATCATGGATTTCAGGCTGGGACACGAAGGCTCCTTGGCGGGGGTAGAACCGGTGGGGTGCGCATCCGATGGCCTGCCCCGTCATTACGGGGCTGGTCTGTGCGTTGGATACAGTCTAAAACGAATCGGCCGCTGGCCCTATTCCCCGCCATCTGGCGGTGTGCGCCACATCGGGCCGCGCTCACCTGGACCATTTGGTCGCGGCGAGGATGCGCTGCTCGAGGTCCGTCGCCATCGTCTTGACGTAGACCCAGGTCAGGTGGTTGTCGTCGAGGTACACCAGGACGTTGCCGACGACGGCGTCACAGGTGGAGTCCCTGCAGAGCCTGTCCTTGAGGCAGGAACCTGCGCTGCCCCGCAGCGTCGGCACCCACGACGGGCTCGGTTGCGCGCCGCCCCTTGCGTTTGGCCGGGTCCAGCGTTCCAATCGACATGCAACAGGCACTTTCAGGTTGTCGGCCCCGTCACGGACGGCCGGAAATTCCTATCCACGCTACCAACGCCGGGCCGGACAGCCGCAATTCGTGAGCCCGGACACATCCGCGCTGCCGCAGTGTCTCGTAGAATCTGTCCCACACCCGCCGGCAAGCAAAAGGAACCCGATGGCCCTGCAAATCCGCATTGTTACCCCCTCGGACCTCACCGGGTCCGTGGTGTCAATTGCCCGCGGCCATCCGGGCGTTTCGGAAATATCCGTCTTGTCCGGCGCATCGATGGTGCCCGCCGGCGATGTCATTGTCCTGCAGGCCGTTCGCGAAAGCGTGGAGATGCTTCTGCAAAAACTGCACACCCTCAACATCGCCAAGGTTGGGTCCGTCAGCGTCACGGCCCCGGAGCTGGTCATCTCCGAGCGGCTGGATGCGGCCGAGGAGGAAGTGGCCGGTGACGGGGCCGACGCCATCATCTGGGACGAGGTGGAACAGGACACCAGCGACGACTCCAAGTTGACGTGGAGCTACCTGGCATTCCTGGCCATCGCCGTCCAGCTGGCAGGAATCGGCATCGTCACGGATTCCACCATTGCCATTGTCGGGGCCATGGTGGTGGGCCCGGAGTTTGGGCCTCTGGCCGGCCTTGCCCTGGCCCTTGTGGACCGGCGGTGGAAGCTGGCGCGCCGTGCCGCGGCTGCCCTGTGCATCGGCTTTCCCCTTGCCATGGTCCTCGCGGCCCTGGCCGCGGCGGCCTCCAGCCGGCTGGGTCTGTTCAATCCCGCCGATGTCCTCGGGAACAACCGGGCCACGGAGTTCATCTACCACCCCGGGCCCTATTCCTTCATCGTGGCGGTGCTGGCCGGCGCGGCAGGCATGCTGTCACTCATCGGCAAGAAGTCCGCTGCCCTGGTGGGGGTGTTCATTTCGGTCACTACAGTCCCGGCCGCGGGGTACGTTGCCGTGGCGCTGGTGCTCGGCGAGCCGGGCAGGGCCGGCGGCTCAGCCTTGCAGCTGCTCCTAAATGTGGCCGGCATTGTCATAAGCGCGGCCGTGGTGCTGCTCGCCTACCGCCTGGTTCGACGCCGGCGCCCGGCGCCCACGCGCTACTCGGCGGAGTACGCGCAAGTGGCCATCGGCGGCGTAGGGGTCCGCAGCGCGTTTCGCCGCTGAACACAAGAATTGCCGCCGTTCCCGCAAAATGCCGCCGGTATATCGGTGGCAATGTGCGGGAACGGCGGCAATTTTTACGCGGGCCCCAGCTAAGCGCTAGTGGCTGTGGCCGGCTTCCTCGTCTTCGGCAGGCTTCTCCGTCACGAGCACCTCGGTGGTGAGCACCAGGGCTGCGATGGAGGCCGCGTTGCGCAGTGCCGAGCGCGTGACCTTGACCGGGTCGATGACACCGGCCTGGACCAGGTTCTCGTACACGCCGGTGGCTGCGTTGAAGCCGAAGCCGTCTTCCAGCTCGCCCACCTTGTGGACCACTACGTAGCCGTCATGGCCCGCGTTCTGGGCAATCCAGCGCAGCGGCTGGGCCACGGCCTTGCGGACCAGCTCGATGGCCGTCGCGGCGTCGCCCTCGAGGGCGGCAACCGTTGCGTCGTCGTCGAGCGCCTTGGCGGCCTGTACCAGGGCGGAACCGCCGCCGGCAACAATGCCTTCCTCCAAGGCGGCACGCGTTGCGGACACGGCGTCCTCAATGCGGTGCTTCTTTTCCTTCAGCTCAACCTCGGTGGCGGCGCCAACCTTGATCACGCCGATGCCGCCAGCCAGCTTGGCCAGGCGTTCCTGCAGCTTTTCCTTGTCCCAGTCGGAGTCGGTGCGCGCGAGCTCGGCGTGCAGCTGTGCCACGCGGTCGGCAACGTCCTCGGACGTGCCCGCACCGTCAACGATGGTGGTGTTGTCCTTGGTGACCGTGATGCGGCGGGCGGTGCCCAGCACTTCCAGGCCAACCTGGTCCAGGGACAGGCCGATCTCCGGGGAGACAACCTGGGCGCCGGTCAGGATCGCAATGTCCTGAAGCATGGCCTTGCGGCGGTCGCCAAAGCCGGGAGCCTTGACGGCAACCACGTTCAGCGTGCCGCGCAGGCGGTTGACGATCAGGGTGGAGAGCGCCTCGCCGTCAACGTCCTCGGCAATGATGAACAGCGGCTTGCCGGCCGAGAGCGCCTTTTCCAGCAGCGGCAGGAATTCCTGCAGGTTGGAGATCTTGCCCTGGTTGATGAGGATGAGCGCATCTTCCATGACGGCTTCCTGGCGTTCCGCGTCGGTGACGAAGTACGGGGACAGGTAGCCCTTGTCAAACTGCATGCCCTCGGTGAGGACCAGCTCGGTGGAGGTCGTGGAGGATTCCTCGATGGTGATGACACCATCCTTGCCAACCTTGTCGAAGGCCTCGGCGAGGAGGTCGCCGATTTCCTGGCTCTGCGCGGAGATGGCCGCAACTTCTGCCACCTGGCCGCCCTCGACCGGGCGGGCGTTCTCCAGCAGGCGCTTGGCAATGGCTTCCACGGAAACCTGGATGCCGCGCTTGAGCTCGCCGGGTGCGGCGCCGGCGGCAACGTTGCGCAGGCCTTCCTTGACCAGTGCCTGTGCCAGGACGGTGGCCGTGGTGGTGCCGTCGCCGGCAACATCGTTGGTCTTCGTGGCAACTTCCTTGGCCAGCTGTGCGCCAAGGTTCTCGTACGGGTCTTCCAGCTCCACCTCGCGGGCGATCGTGACGCCGTCGTTGGTGATCGTGGGGGCCCCCCACTTCTTGTCGAGCACCACGTTGCGGCCGCGCGGGCCCAGCGTGACCTTGACGGTGTCGGCCAGCTTGTCGATGCCGGCCTCCAGCGCCTTGCGTGCGCTGTCGTTGAATTCAAGCTGCTTAGCCATGTGTTTGTCCTTTCACGCAAAGGCCCCGCGGCGTGACCGTGTCCGGTCCCGGGCGCGGGGCTTTCACAAAGTGGTTACTTTACGACGATGGCCAGCACGTCACGGGCCGAAAGCACCAGCAGCTCTTCGCCGCCGGTCTTTACTTCGGTTCCACCGTACTTGGAGTAGATGACGACGTCGCCGACGGCAACATCGATCGGGACGCGGTTGCCGTTGTCGTCAACGCGGCCGGGGCCCACTGCCACAACTTCGCCCTCCTGGGGCTTTTCCTTGGCAGTGTCCGGGATGACCAGCCCGGAAGCGGTGGTCTGCTCTGCTTCGAGCTGGCGGACAACAATACGATCCTCAAGAGGCTTAATAGAGACCGACACTCGGACCTCCCCTTCACATAACTAAATTCATGGATGGCTCAAGGACGCCTGACCTGTTGCGGGATCCCAACCGTCGTCGCGGTGCCGGTGATGACCCCCAGGACGAGCAGTCCAAGGTGTTAGCACCCTCGGGGTGAGAGTGCTAACCCGACTCTATTGAATTGATTAGCACTCGGTCAAGGCGAGTGCCAGTAAACCTGGCTAAAAGTGCGACGGCGGAGGGCCGGGTTTCGCTTCCGGCGCACGGTGGGCGGCACTTGGCCGGGCAACGGGGCTGTTGCCGACGCGGCCCGGCGGTGCAAGCATGGCTTGCATGACACCAGGCCACGCGCCCGTTCACGTCCGAGGGCTCACGAAGTCCTATGGGGGCGCCACCGCCGTCGACGGCATCAACTTTGAGATCAACGACGGCGAAACCTTTGCCCTGCTCGGCCCCAACGGCGCCGGGAAAAGCACCACCATTGAAATCCTGGAGGGGTACCGGGACCGCAGCGGCGGGGAGGTGACCGTACTGGGCACCGACCCGCAGCGCGGCGGACTGGCCTGGAAGGCGCAGCTGGGAATCGTGCTGCAGTCCAGCGGGGAGAGCGGCAACGTCACCGTGCGGGAGCAGCTGAAGCATTTTGCCGGCTACTACCCGAACCCGCGCAACGTCGGTGAGGTCATGGAGGCGGTGGGCCTGGCGTCCCAGGCGAAGACCCGGATCAGCAAGCTGTCCGGCGGGCAGCGCCGCCGCGTGGACGTGGCGCTGGGCATCATCGGACGGCCCAGGCTGCTGTTCCTGGACGAGCCCACCACCGGCTTCGACCCGCAGGCACGGCACCAGTTTTGGGGGCTGGTCAACGGCCTCAAGGACGAAGGCACCACCATCCTGCTCACGACCCACTACCTGGACGAGGCCGCCACGCTGGCGGACCGCGCCGGCGTGATTGTGGGCGGAAGGCTCGTGGACATCGGCCCGATCGACCAGATCGGCGGGGCCGGCGCCAGGGTGCCGATCGTGCGGTGGCGGCAGGACGGCGTCGTACGTTCAGAGCGCACCAGCGCACCGTCCGCGCTCGCGGCACGGCTGTATGCCGAGGCCGGCCGCGAGGTCGAGGGTCTGGAAATCACCCGGCCCAGCCTGGAGGACATTTACCTGGACCTGGTGGGCGCCCAGGCCGGCGCAGCGGACGACGTGGAGGGCGCGGCATGAGGACGCTGCGCCTGGGATGGTCGCGCATCGGCTACGAGCTGCGGACGTATTTCCGCCAGGGCGACTCGGTGTTCTTCACCTTCCTGTTCCCGATCCTGATGCTCTCCGTGTTTGCCGTGGCGTTCAGCACCAGCCCGAACATCGGCGCGGCGCCGGACGGCAGCGGCGGCATCACCTGGGCGGCGTTTTACGTCCCCGGCATGGTGGCCGCCGGCATGCTGC
This genomic stretch from Arthrobacter dokdonellae harbors:
- a CDS encoding DUF6318 family protein translates to MMTSSSHSQPHPAQERRPRRRPRHGLRVRAALAAAALVLAAGLALTGCTHSGAPPNAANSPTAASTTSAPVATSAAPTPAPSPVYQPATANGPAQNVPVPVLPAKAKEFSKAGLEAFARYWYSTLGYAFETGDAKPMMAISNPECKPCTAMKRAVQNNHAADKWIMGGQIVVQSVSGNIDPAPDGSYQTITMVRQEHVKYFNADKSLSEDMGVTTSVADIVVTHYVNGHWIADTVEHLQGSKVG
- a CDS encoding PKD domain-containing protein — its product is MLATQVLPCMPSVAEGSDHVTWNDSGTKSLVWQQLPGETDHWGQLPSAVTTDPYIYQYKLACMAADQAMYPACSASLPECKQAKNGTAVYWYHSLRILANPVWVFDSGPSCIYDEKPVDILKEIAAQISHELQKSPIQPATVGSQPGPHTLRGQETNFYADASEQQFNLTLLGQKVHITATPATYTWNYGDGTLWGPTISAGAPLPDDRIGEQTKTSHVYTATGKYAITVTTHFNGVYSVNGGPALPIPEQGHFTSNPLGLTVWRAVTKNYADDCNQNPAGVGC
- a CDS encoding GuaB3 family IMP dehydrogenase-related protein; translation: MTYEIEIGRGKRGRRAYTLDDIAIVPSRRTRDPKDVSVKWQIDAYQFETPVIGAPMDSVMSPETAISLGKLGGLGVLDLEGLWTRYENPQPVLDEIAQLEGSVVDPESTLRMQQLYSAPILPELITQRLAEIRASGVTVAGSLTPGRTQEFYKTVVAAGVDIFVIRGTTVSAEHVSKSTEPLNLKQFIYELDVPVIVGGAAGYTPALHLMRTGAAGVLVGFGGGASTTTRRALGIRSPMASAISDVAAARRDYMDESGGRYVHVIADGGMGSSGDIVKAIAMGADAVMLGAALSRAAEAPGQGWHWGAEAHHQELPRGHRVRMGTVGTLAEVLHGPAHSADGASNLIGALRRSMATTGYSDLKEFQRVEVLVSP
- the guaB gene encoding IMP dehydrogenase, which codes for MSQPEIHDPFAFVGLTYDDVLLLPGHTNVIPSEADTSSRISKRITVATPLLSAAMDTVTESRMAIAMARQGGLGVVHRNLSIERQAEEVDLVKRSESGMITNPVTVGPDATLADLDELCARFRVSGLPVVDPDGRLVGIVTNRDTVFIPDSDYPYRRVREVMTPMPLVTGHVGISREDASKLLGKNKIEKLPLVDDSGYLRGLITVKDFAKAEQYPLATKDDGGRLRVGAAIGFFGDGLERAMTMVDAGVDALFVDTANGHSQGVLEMIAKLKSDPAAAHVDVIGGQAATREGAQALIDAGADGVKVGVGPGSICTTRVVAGVGVPQITAIYESAKAAIPAGVPLIADGGLQYSGDIGKALVAGADTVMLGSLLAGTEESPGELVFVNGKQYKTYRGMGSLGAMQSRGNNTSYSKDRYFQADVSGDDKLIPEGIEGRVAYRGPLSSVAYQLVGGLRQTMFYVGAPTIPELKARGKFVRITAAGLKESHPHDIQMTVEAPNYLSK
- a CDS encoding DUF389 domain-containing protein; this encodes MALQIRIVTPSDLTGSVVSIARGHPGVSEISVLSGASMVPAGDVIVLQAVRESVEMLLQKLHTLNIAKVGSVSVTAPELVISERLDAAEEEVAGDGADAIIWDEVEQDTSDDSKLTWSYLAFLAIAVQLAGIGIVTDSTIAIVGAMVVGPEFGPLAGLALALVDRRWKLARRAAAALCIGFPLAMVLAALAAAASSRLGLFNPADVLGNNRATEFIYHPGPYSFIVAVLAGAAGMLSLIGKKSAALVGVFISVTTVPAAGYVAVALVLGEPGRAGGSALQLLLNVAGIVISAAVVLLAYRLVRRRRPAPTRYSAEYAQVAIGGVGVRSAFRR
- the groL gene encoding chaperonin GroEL (60 kDa chaperone family; promotes refolding of misfolded polypeptides especially under stressful conditions; forms two stacked rings of heptamers to form a barrel-shaped 14mer; ends can be capped by GroES; misfolded proteins enter the barrel where they are refolded when GroES binds) — its product is MAKQLEFNDSARKALEAGIDKLADTVKVTLGPRGRNVVLDKKWGAPTITNDGVTIAREVELEDPYENLGAQLAKEVATKTNDVAGDGTTTATVLAQALVKEGLRNVAAGAAPGELKRGIQVSVEAIAKRLLENARPVEGGQVAEVAAISAQSQEIGDLLAEAFDKVGKDGVITIEESSTTSTELVLTEGMQFDKGYLSPYFVTDAERQEAVMEDALILINQGKISNLQEFLPLLEKALSAGKPLFIIAEDVDGEALSTLIVNRLRGTLNVVAVKAPGFGDRRKAMLQDIAILTGAQVVSPEIGLSLDQVGLEVLGTARRITVTKDNTTIVDGAGTSEDVADRVAQLHAELARTDSDWDKEKLQERLAKLAGGIGVIKVGAATEVELKEKKHRIEDAVSATRAALEEGIVAGGGSALVQAAKALDDDATVAALEGDAATAIELVRKAVAQPLRWIAQNAGHDGYVVVHKVGELEDGFGFNAATGVYENLVQAGVIDPVKVTRSALRNAASIAALVLTTEVLVTEKPAEDEEAGHSH
- the groES gene encoding co-chaperone GroES yields the protein MSVSIKPLEDRIVVRQLEAEQTTASGLVIPDTAKEKPQEGEVVAVGPGRVDDNGNRVPIDVAVGDVVIYSKYGGTEVKTGGEELLVLSARDVLAIVVK
- a CDS encoding ABC transporter ATP-binding protein, with the protein product MTPGHAPVHVRGLTKSYGGATAVDGINFEINDGETFALLGPNGAGKSTTIEILEGYRDRSGGEVTVLGTDPQRGGLAWKAQLGIVLQSSGESGNVTVREQLKHFAGYYPNPRNVGEVMEAVGLASQAKTRISKLSGGQRRRVDVALGIIGRPRLLFLDEPTTGFDPQARHQFWGLVNGLKDEGTTILLTTHYLDEAATLADRAGVIVGGRLVDIGPIDQIGGAGARVPIVRWRQDGVVRSERTSAPSALAARLYAEAGREVEGLEITRPSLEDIYLDLVGAQAGAADDVEGAA